Proteins co-encoded in one Fundulus heteroclitus isolate FHET01 unplaced genomic scaffold, MU-UCD_Fhet_4.1 scaffold_53, whole genome shotgun sequence genomic window:
- the LOC105916508 gene encoding proline-rich protein 13, which translates to MYGQNQGNQYPGGYPNHPQQMPGGNPAFPPPMSNCPPVAGHPGHAHGPGHGPGPGQCPLKCQSQCKGQCHGDGHKDKKKHKHKDKGKHKHKDKHGHKHSHCHKKGKDSHGSSSSSCSSSSSSSDSD; encoded by the exons ATGTACGGCCAGAATCAGG GGAACCAGTACCCAGGTGGGTACCCCAACCATCCTCAGCAGATGCCAGGAGGTAACCCTGCGTTCCCTCCGCCGATGTCGAACTGCCCTCCTGTAGCTGGACATCCGGGACACGCACACGGACCTGGACACGGTCCCGGTCCCGGGCAATGCCCCCTAAAGTGCCAGAGCCAGTGCAAGGGTCAGTGTCACGGAGATGGACACAAAGAtaagaaaaaacacaagcaCAAGGACAAGGGGAAGCACAAGCACAAGGACAAGCATGGCCACAAACACAGCCACTGCCACAAGAAGGGAAAGGACAGCCACGGG tcctccagcagctcctgcagcagcagcagcagcagcagcgactcGGATTAA